The Aggregicoccus sp. 17bor-14 genome has a window encoding:
- a CDS encoding cyclic nucleotide-binding domain-containing protein: MSESSLRELGLDLMAERQFERALAVFAEGVRRSPADHRARMLAARCLVELGERERAVTTLHACAEGLLRRDYLLSAIAACKLALELSPTERRLRDTLVRVHARAARATSGRAQVPPPLPPDALYDGRVDTDLMGLAGEQLVSRAIEVLAAPDPGGAADADARPPLPLFADLEREAFLDLVGRMGYRSAEEGEAVSREGERGDTLYVLVAGKAEVARRSEGSARTLGFLGGGSIFGELALLTGAPPTATVTAVAPSELFEIRREHLNAVAKSHPSVPQVLADFAQQRMARNLTATSPLFQGLPESERAALLQRFSFRALQPQEHALTEGEHSPGLFLVLAGELVVQKEDPAGGHVSLGILREGDVAGEISLLTGLRATATVVSTRKTAAAFLERRSFDDLVQRYPHTRSYLEQLSTRRLKQIGEALRPAEIIDADELVVDAERELRP; the protein is encoded by the coding sequence ATGAGCGAGTCGTCACTGCGGGAGCTGGGGCTGGACCTCATGGCGGAGCGGCAATTCGAGCGCGCGCTCGCCGTGTTCGCGGAAGGGGTGCGCCGCAGTCCCGCGGACCACCGCGCGCGCATGCTCGCGGCGCGCTGTCTCGTGGAGTTGGGCGAGCGCGAGCGCGCCGTCACCACGCTGCACGCCTGCGCGGAAGGGCTGCTGCGCCGCGACTACCTGCTGTCCGCCATCGCCGCGTGCAAGCTCGCGCTCGAGCTCAGCCCCACCGAGCGGCGCCTGCGCGACACGCTGGTGCGCGTGCACGCGCGCGCCGCCCGCGCGACGTCCGGAAGGGCCCAGGTCCCGCCGCCCCTGCCGCCGGACGCCCTCTACGACGGCCGGGTGGACACGGACCTGATGGGGCTCGCGGGCGAGCAGCTGGTCTCGCGCGCCATCGAGGTGCTCGCCGCGCCCGACCCCGGGGGCGCGGCGGACGCGGACGCGCGCCCGCCGCTGCCGCTCTTCGCGGACCTGGAGCGCGAGGCCTTCCTCGACCTGGTGGGGCGCATGGGCTACCGCAGCGCGGAGGAGGGCGAGGCGGTGAGCCGCGAGGGCGAGCGCGGCGACACGCTCTACGTGCTGGTGGCCGGCAAGGCGGAGGTCGCGCGCCGCAGCGAGGGCAGCGCGCGCACCCTGGGCTTTCTCGGCGGCGGCTCCATCTTCGGCGAGCTCGCGCTGCTCACCGGCGCGCCGCCCACGGCCACCGTCACCGCCGTGGCCCCCTCGGAGCTGTTCGAGATCCGCCGCGAGCACCTCAACGCCGTGGCCAAGAGCCACCCCTCGGTGCCGCAGGTGCTCGCGGACTTCGCCCAGCAGCGCATGGCCCGCAACCTCACCGCGACGAGCCCCCTGTTCCAGGGGCTGCCGGAGAGCGAGCGCGCGGCGCTGCTGCAGCGCTTCAGCTTCCGCGCGCTGCAGCCGCAGGAGCACGCGCTCACCGAGGGCGAGCACTCCCCCGGCCTCTTCCTCGTGCTCGCCGGGGAGCTGGTGGTGCAGAAGGAGGACCCGGCCGGCGGCCACGTGAGCCTGGGCATCCTGCGCGAGGGGGACGTGGCGGGGGAGATCTCCCTGCTCACCGGCCTGCGCGCCACCGCCACCGTGGTCTCCACGCGCAAGACGGCCGCCGCCTTCCTCGAGCGCCGCTCCTTCGACGACCTGGTGCAGCGCTACCCGCACACCCGCAGCTACCTCGAGCAGCTGAGCACCCGGCGCCTGAAGCAGATCGGCGAGGCGCTGCGGCCCGCGGAGATCATCGACGCGGACGAGCTGGTGGTGGACGCCGAGCGGGAGCTGCGCCCGTGA